A region of Curvibacter sp. AEP1-3 DNA encodes the following proteins:
- a CDS encoding ABC transporter substrate-binding protein: MTPLRSALIGLWFASACLSASAQLKIGQTTGVTGAVAATVKESMFGAQLYIDSVNAKGGVGGEKIEVITLDDKFDTQLALANAKDLIENKGVLALFMTRGTPHTEGIIPLLDQHGVPLLGPSTGAMVLHQPLKKHVFNVRATYQREAERAVAHLAATGVTRMAIIHVDDSFGADGLEGTQKGLAAAKLNAVVVAKFDRSKPDFSQIAPSIAKLSPQAVMIIGSGTAVVDAIKSLREAGSGAQLVTLSNNASGGFIKLLGDNARGVIVSQVLPQSPNYALVQEAAGLAKAKEVLDVSPAMLEGFVSAKVLVEALRRAGPKPTRDKLQSALESISRFDLGGLSLSFSATDHTGLDFADLSIITASGKFRR; the protein is encoded by the coding sequence ATGACGCCCCTACGCTCTGCCCTGATTGGGCTCTGGTTTGCAAGTGCTTGCCTGTCAGCCAGTGCCCAACTCAAGATCGGACAGACCACGGGGGTGACAGGGGCTGTCGCAGCAACGGTCAAAGAGTCGATGTTTGGTGCGCAGCTCTACATCGACTCGGTGAACGCCAAAGGCGGTGTGGGCGGCGAAAAAATCGAGGTCATCACGCTGGATGACAAGTTCGATACACAGCTGGCCTTGGCCAATGCCAAAGACTTGATAGAAAACAAGGGGGTGCTCGCCCTGTTCATGACACGCGGCACACCCCATACCGAGGGCATCATTCCGCTGCTGGACCAACATGGAGTACCCCTGCTTGGACCCTCCACAGGCGCAATGGTGTTGCACCAGCCACTGAAGAAACATGTCTTCAATGTGCGGGCCACTTACCAGCGAGAAGCCGAGCGCGCGGTGGCGCACCTCGCCGCAACCGGTGTGACCCGCATGGCCATCATCCATGTGGATGACAGCTTCGGCGCTGACGGCCTCGAAGGTACGCAAAAGGGTCTGGCAGCGGCCAAACTCAACGCCGTAGTGGTCGCCAAATTCGACCGGAGCAAGCCGGACTTTTCACAGATTGCTCCTTCCATCGCCAAGCTATCGCCCCAGGCGGTCATGATCATTGGTTCAGGCACTGCGGTAGTGGATGCCATCAAGTCACTGCGTGAAGCCGGGAGCGGCGCGCAGTTGGTGACCTTGTCCAACAACGCTTCTGGTGGATTCATCAAGCTGCTGGGCGACAACGCACGCGGTGTGATCGTGAGCCAGGTGCTGCCCCAGTCCCCCAACTACGCGTTGGTGCAAGAAGCCGCAGGGTTGGCCAAAGCCAAAGAAGTTCTCGATGTGAGCCCGGCCATGCTGGAAGGCTTTGTCTCGGCCAAGGTGTTGGTCGAGGCTTTGCGCCGCGCGGGTCCCAAGCCCACGCGCGACAAACTTCAGTCTGCACTCGAAAGCATTAGCCGCTTTGACCTGGGTGGTTTGAGCCTGAGCTTCAGTGCCACCGATCACACCGGCCTGGATTTCGCCGACCTTTCGATCATCACGGCCTCCGGCAAATTCCGGCGCTGA
- a CDS encoding hotdog fold thioesterase, producing MRIWQKPVSVEILTHISKNTAVEQLGIEFTEVGDDYLVGRVPVDHRTHQPFGLLHGGVSVVLAETLGSCGAGFAIPEGYNAVGLDINANHLKGVKTGWVTAMARPVHMGRTTHVWQIDMRNEAGEMTCVSRITMAILAPR from the coding sequence ATGCGTATCTGGCAGAAACCGGTCTCTGTAGAGATCCTCACGCACATCAGCAAAAACACGGCAGTCGAGCAACTCGGCATCGAGTTCACCGAAGTCGGTGACGACTATCTGGTGGGCCGCGTGCCGGTGGACCACCGCACCCACCAACCTTTCGGGCTTTTGCACGGCGGAGTCTCTGTGGTGTTAGCCGAGACCCTGGGTTCGTGCGGTGCGGGGTTTGCTATTCCAGAGGGCTACAACGCTGTCGGTCTGGACATCAATGCCAACCACCTGAAGGGCGTAAAAACGGGCTGGGTCACCGCCATGGCGCGTCCGGTACACATGGGCCGCACCACCCATGTGTGGCAGATTGACATGCGCAACGAGGCCGGCGAGATGACCTGTGTTTCGCGCATCACGATGGCGATTCTGGCGCCGCGCTGA
- a CDS encoding GGDEF domain-containing protein: MIDLHTPTLLLVILVVSFTLSATLASVARRFKRDGMLYWAWGFVLHTLTYVLFVLRGHVSDLVSVVLANTLLAVSFALISEGVQQFLQVRWSRWLVWAPVPLVAVLFFALLGHAQTRIILSGLIIAWQCALIAWQLGSERDKVVGRGAYFVIGSFLAISAAFLLRTVGALYGEVGIGSITTSNPLQSATFLFVSVALMMVCQGVVLMTNERADERNRLLAMQDELTGLSNRRFIMEALSLQLAQARRNGKSVSVLMIDVDYFKSINDTYGHLSGDRVLRNLATSLRSRLRAQDMAGRWGGEEFLVVLPDTDAAGATILAGNLRAEVEDARWSAQDGRSIPLTLSIGVHTCDSATEELDTVISAADQALYRAKQAGRNRVEQS; this comes from the coding sequence ATGATTGACCTTCACACGCCTACGTTGCTACTGGTCATTCTGGTGGTGAGTTTTACCTTGAGTGCCACTTTGGCTTCCGTCGCCCGCCGCTTCAAGCGCGACGGTATGTTGTATTGGGCTTGGGGCTTTGTATTGCACACACTGACCTATGTGCTGTTTGTGCTGCGTGGGCATGTCAGCGATCTGGTGTCAGTCGTGCTGGCAAACACCTTGCTTGCGGTCAGCTTTGCCCTGATCTCCGAGGGAGTTCAACAGTTCCTGCAGGTCCGCTGGTCGCGGTGGCTGGTCTGGGCACCAGTGCCTCTGGTGGCCGTCCTGTTCTTTGCATTGCTGGGACATGCCCAGACCCGCATCATCCTCTCAGGACTGATCATCGCTTGGCAGTGTGCGTTGATCGCGTGGCAACTGGGGTCCGAACGCGACAAGGTGGTGGGACGGGGTGCTTACTTTGTCATCGGCAGCTTTCTGGCGATCAGTGCGGCCTTCCTGCTGCGCACGGTGGGCGCCTTGTACGGCGAGGTGGGCATCGGGTCGATTACCACGTCCAACCCGCTGCAAAGTGCGACGTTCTTGTTCGTGTCAGTGGCGCTGATGATGGTGTGCCAGGGCGTGGTGCTCATGACCAATGAGCGGGCCGATGAACGCAACCGCCTGTTGGCCATGCAGGACGAACTCACCGGCCTGAGCAACCGGCGCTTCATCATGGAGGCACTGTCTTTACAGCTGGCGCAGGCCCGCCGCAACGGCAAGTCGGTCTCGGTCTTGATGATCGATGTGGACTACTTCAAATCAATCAATGACACCTATGGACACCTGAGCGGAGACCGCGTACTGCGCAACCTGGCCACGAGCTTGCGCAGCCGGTTGCGCGCCCAGGACATGGCAGGCCGTTGGGGCGGCGAGGAGTTTCTGGTGGTGTTGCCTGATACGGATGCCGCAGGTGCCACCATCCTGGCCGGCAACTTGCGCGCAGAAGTGGAAGACGCCCGATGGAGTGCACAGGATGGGCGCAGTATTCCGCTTACTTTGAGCATCGGTGTGCACACGTGCGACTCTGCAACAGAGGAGCTGGACACCGTTATCAGCGCGGCAGATCAGGCGCTCTATCGCGCCAAGCAGGCCGGTCGCAACCGGGTGGAGCAGAGCTGA
- a CDS encoding cob(I)yrinic acid a,c-diamide adenosyltransferase, with amino-acid sequence MANRLTQIATRTGDNGTTGLGDNTRVSKNSLRVHAMGDVDELNSHLGVLLCEDMPPAVRSLLVEIQHQLFNLGGELSIPGFELLKNEAVLALDEALAEHNAALPRLEEFILPAGTRAASLAHVCRTVARRAERAVVALGNEEALKDTPRQYLNRLSDLMFVLARVLNRYRTDGTVGDDVYWKSERMAKSGSESA; translated from the coding sequence ATGGCAAACCGACTAACACAAATCGCCACCCGCACAGGGGACAACGGCACCACGGGGCTGGGCGACAACACCCGTGTTTCTAAAAACAGCCTGCGGGTGCACGCCATGGGCGATGTGGACGAGCTCAACAGCCACCTCGGTGTGCTGTTGTGCGAAGACATGCCGCCCGCGGTGCGCAGCCTGTTGGTCGAAATCCAGCACCAGCTTTTCAATCTGGGCGGCGAGTTGTCGATTCCCGGGTTTGAATTGCTCAAGAACGAGGCCGTGTTGGCTTTGGACGAGGCTTTGGCTGAGCACAACGCTGCGTTGCCGCGTTTGGAGGAGTTCATTCTTCCGGCCGGTACCCGAGCTGCTTCGCTGGCGCATGTCTGCCGCACCGTGGCTCGCCGGGCCGAGCGCGCGGTGGTGGCGCTGGGCAATGAAGAGGCTTTGAAAGACACACCTCGCCAGTACCTCAACCGCCTCTCGGATCTGATGTTCGTACTCGCGCGCGTGCTCAACCGTTACCGTACCGATGGCACGGTGGGGGACGATGTGTACTGGAAGAGCGAGCGCATGGCCAAGAGCGGCAGCGAGTCCGCCTGA
- a CDS encoding FAD-binding oxidoreductase: MNAPTALNHLLPQVNLREVPTALLDALKARFGDQLSTALVVREQHGRDESAFDVPPPSAVVFAQNTQDVSDAVRLAAQYLVPVIPFGVGSSLEGHLLAVQGGISLDVSRMNKVLSINAEDLTVTVQPGVTRKQLNDEIKSTGLFFPIDPGADATIGGMSATRASGTNAVRYGTMRENVLALEVVTASGEVIRTGTRAKKSSAGYDLTRLMVGSEGTLGVITEVTVKLYPLPEAVMAATCSFNSLADAVNTTIQLIQLGVPIARCELLDENTIRMVNAYSKLTLREGAMLLMEFHGSPEGVKEQVQTVQDIAAEFGGAAFEWAETPEERTRLWTARHNAYFAGIQSRPGCKAITTDTCVPISSLADALLDSVTEAQEAGLPFFLVGHVGDGNFHMGYLIDPAIPAERELAEQLNHQLVARALKLGGTCTGEHGVGLHKQGFLVEETGNGAVEMMRTIKRALDPHNILNPGKIFSL, from the coding sequence ATGAACGCCCCCACCGCCCTGAACCACCTGTTGCCCCAAGTGAACCTGCGCGAAGTGCCCACCGCTTTGCTGGACGCTCTCAAGGCCCGCTTTGGCGATCAGCTCTCCACCGCGCTGGTGGTGCGCGAGCAGCACGGGCGCGATGAGTCGGCCTTTGACGTGCCGCCACCCTCCGCGGTGGTGTTTGCGCAAAACACACAAGACGTGAGCGATGCGGTTCGACTGGCGGCTCAGTACCTGGTGCCGGTGATTCCCTTCGGCGTGGGCTCCTCACTGGAAGGTCATTTGCTGGCGGTGCAAGGTGGCATCAGCCTGGATGTGAGCCGCATGAACAAGGTGCTGTCCATCAACGCCGAGGACCTGACCGTCACCGTGCAGCCCGGCGTGACACGCAAGCAGCTCAATGACGAGATCAAATCCACCGGCCTCTTCTTCCCCATCGACCCCGGCGCGGATGCCACCATTGGCGGCATGAGCGCCACCCGTGCCAGCGGAACCAACGCGGTGCGCTACGGCACCATGCGCGAAAACGTGCTGGCCCTGGAAGTGGTGACCGCCAGCGGCGAAGTGATCCGCACCGGCACCCGCGCCAAGAAGAGCAGTGCCGGCTACGACCTGACCCGCCTGATGGTGGGCAGTGAAGGCACGCTGGGCGTGATCACCGAAGTCACCGTCAAGCTCTACCCGCTGCCCGAGGCAGTGATGGCCGCCACCTGCTCATTCAACAGTCTGGCAGACGCGGTGAACACCACCATCCAGCTCATTCAGCTCGGCGTGCCGATTGCACGCTGCGAGCTGCTGGACGAGAACACCATCCGCATGGTCAACGCGTACTCCAAGCTCACCCTGCGCGAAGGCGCCATGCTGCTGATGGAGTTCCACGGCTCGCCCGAAGGTGTGAAAGAACAAGTGCAGACCGTGCAGGACATTGCCGCCGAGTTCGGTGGTGCAGCGTTCGAGTGGGCCGAAACGCCTGAAGAGCGTACCCGCCTGTGGACGGCGCGGCACAACGCTTACTTTGCCGGCATCCAGTCGCGTCCGGGCTGCAAGGCCATCACCACCGACACTTGCGTGCCCATCTCCAGCCTGGCCGACGCGCTCTTGGACAGCGTGACCGAGGCCCAAGAGGCCGGCCTGCCCTTCTTCCTGGTCGGCCACGTAGGCGACGGCAACTTCCACATGGGCTACCTGATTGACCCCGCCATTCCGGCCGAGCGTGAGCTGGCCGAGCAGCTCAACCACCAACTGGTGGCACGCGCGCTCAAGCTGGGCGGCACCTGCACCGGCGAGCACGGCGTGGGCCTTCACAAGCAGGGCTTTCTGGTCGAAGAAACAGGCAATGGCGCGGTGGAGATGATGCGCACCATCAAGCGCGCCCTGGATCCGCATAACATCCTGAATCCTGGAAAGATCTTTTCGCTATAA